From Desulfatiglans sp.:
CAGTATCACATTAAAATGCTTTTTTGCCTCACTGTACATTCTTTTGGCCGCCAGGGCTGTACCTAAATCAAAATGGCTTTTTCTACTCTGAGGTTTTATTTCAAGGGCTTTTCTTAGATGATATATTGCCTCATCAGACTTTCCGCTATTAAGCAATACAGCCCCCAGGTTTCCATGAGCTACATAGTTATTCTCTATTACCTCTATGGCATGAGAGTAAAGAGTAATGTTATTCCGCCAGTGCTTCATCTGACTAATTGAAGTAAAAACAAGTATTATTGTCGCAACACCGAATATTATTACTGGCGATGCTTTATGTGTAACATACTGTTTGCTAAGTCGAAATACTTCCCATACAATTATTACAAAAATCCCTATACAAGGAATATACAGATAGCGATCTGCCATAGACTGATCACCTAAATGGACCAATCCTATTACAGGGAACATAGTGCCCAAAAACCATAGCCAACCGAACAGAACATGACTTTTTGTCATGACGCAGCGAATGCTATAAACGCTGATAAGGAATAACATGAATGAAGCACCTACTATTTCCCAAAAAGAAATATCACCTGAATAGGGATAAAAAAATGCCAACCTGACAGGCCATACTAAATTGAATAAGTATTTTACATATGAGACCAATGAGAGTTCAATTCTTGCATTGATAGGTATACTTTCAAGATCTGTCATTGCTCCTGCAATATACTGTGCCTGAAAACTGATGATGCTGAAAATAATGGCAATTATTAGAAAAGGTACTTTTTCAAGCAATATTCTTCTATTCCCACCTTTTTTAGAGTAAATATTAAACTCCTTAAAGGTGGTAATACGCCCCAGAGGCCAGTAATCCAGAAGCAGCAACGCAAAAGGCATAGTGACCATCATTGGTTTAGACATTAAACCCAGGATATAAAAAAAAATAACTACCAAGTATCTGCCGGTGCTTAAACTCTTTGAATAAAAGATATAATTTAATATAGTAATTAGGTAGAAAAATGTGCTTAAAACATTCTTTCGTTCAGATACCCAGGCTACAGACTCAATCTGAATTGGATGGGCAGCAAAAAGTACTGCAACAAAGAAACTTCTATATATGGCTCCGGTCATTTTTTGTAAAATTATAAATACCAGGAGTGAATTAATAATATGCAATATAAGATTGTTCCAGTGATGCCCCATTGGATTTAAACCAAACAACTGGCAATCAAAAATATGGGATAACCATGTTACAGGGAGCCATATCCCTGAATTCATATCTGTAAAAGCATATGATAGACTTTTTGCAGAAA
This genomic window contains:
- a CDS encoding tetratricopeptide repeat protein: MQAIKISKNSILYIILALIILIIYWNLQTYEFLNYDDNDFVIENEYIRDGFSAKSLSYAFTDMNSGIWLPVTWLSHIFDCQLFGLNPMGHHWNNLILHIINSLLVFIILQKMTGAIYRSFFVAVLFAAHPIQIESVAWVSERKNVLSTFFYLITILNYIFYSKSLSTGRYLVVIFFYILGLMSKPMMVTMPFALLLLDYWPLGRITTFKEFNIYSKKGGNRRILLEKVPFLIIAIIFSIISFQAQYIAGAMTDLESIPINARIELSLVSYVKYLFNLVWPVRLAFFYPYSGDISFWEIVGASFMLFLISVYSIRCVMTKSHVLFGWLWFLGTMFPVIGLVHLGDQSMADRYLYIPCIGIFVIIVWEVFRLSKQYVTHKASPVIIFGVATIILVFTSISQMKHWRNNITLYSHAIEVIENNYVAHGNLGAVLLNSGKSDEAIYHLRKALEIKPQSRKSHFDLGTALAAKRMYSEAKKHFNVILKSYPDDTETILMLGRVHFDLEEYKKSIDYFSVILKQNPNHFQALEYLGKNFLRLKKPEMAKKIYFSAIKVRPDSPSILFILGTIFHNEGDLEKAEYYYKMALKYKPDFKEAIINLKNIRMINKSADISPK